One genomic region from Antedon mediterranea chromosome 3, ecAntMedi1.1, whole genome shotgun sequence encodes:
- the LOC140044335 gene encoding uncharacterized protein produces MYGGATIGTLQVYRKANVGNRLLWTRSGNQGDAWYYAAVQFEQTSDGDNYIVFEGISDIAIDDIQYCCSSAFWATGIETFTNDGDTYLVAVNPLECAHTIMVYRWDKMSEEFKIHQHIPVEHCPTKSTIFKVGGEVFMIITTSRTESRDSDDNFELYTPSSPIIKLEGSMFVSYGAIPSHECYDITFFERDGEYFLGQSNKRNVSGGITNPTFNIYQWV; encoded by the exons ATGTACGGCGGAGCTACTATTGGAACACTTCAGGTTTACAGAAAAGCAAACGTTGGGAACAGACTGTTATGGACAAGAAGCGGTAACCAAGGGGATGCATGGTATTACGCTGCAGTACAATTTGAGCAAACTAGTGATGGAGACAACTACATTGTGTTTGAAGGCATTAGTGATATTGCAATTGATGACATTCAATATTGCTGCAGTA GCGCTTTCTGGGCAACTGGAATCGAGACATTCACAAATGATGGCGATACTTACTTAGTAGCTGTGAATCCATTGGAATGTGCACATACCATAATGGTGTATAGATGGGATAAGATGTCTGAAGAATTTAAAATTCATCAACATATTCCTGTGGAGCATTGTCCCACGAAATCTACGATTTTCAAA gtTGGCGGAGAAGTATTTATGATAATAACCACAAGCAGAACGGAATCACGTGATTCTGATGACAATTTTGAACTCTATACTCCATCATCACCAATAATTAAATTAGAAGGGAGTATGTTCGTAAGTTACGGAGCCATACCATCACACGAATGTTAtgatataacattttttgaGCGAGATGGGGAGTACTTTTTGGGTCAGTCGAATAAACGAAATGTTAGTGGTGGCATAACTAATCCAACCTTCAACATATACCAATGGGTGTAG